A portion of the Novosphingobium sp. KA1 genome contains these proteins:
- a CDS encoding glycosyltransferase gives MRLEQYSPATVAYLGHDVNDAAVRRRVAMFREEGLAVRLGGFRRGDAAPPGGSPDEIVDFGKTADARLMQRALRVLGNLLAPRLVQRTCDGARVLVARNLEMLVLAWRVRRRGQRLVYECLDIHRLMLGSGCKSRLMRWIERKLLRRADLVLVSSPAFAHEYFSARQGHDKAVLLVENKVPITQRAARRGGETRAEAEPRGSAETHAGAHAQASPRVVIGWFGMLRCRRTLAELARIARADVPGPAAVSGARVEVLIAGIPSPAEFPDFAEQVRACPGLRYLGPYTPAQLPDLYAEVDYIWAIDYFEEGLNSEWLLPNRLYEGLAHGAVPIALRRVETGRWLERHGVGLLVDAPEAELPQRLLEAAGARFEAWRRAVAALPMEALFQTERERKAIVAQVMGAAHD, from the coding sequence ATGAGATTGGAGCAATATTCGCCGGCTACGGTCGCCTATCTCGGACACGACGTGAACGATGCCGCCGTCCGGCGACGCGTGGCGATGTTCCGGGAGGAAGGCCTCGCGGTCAGGCTCGGTGGCTTCCGGCGGGGGGACGCGGCGCCGCCCGGCGGCAGTCCGGACGAGATCGTCGACTTTGGAAAAACCGCCGACGCCCGGCTCATGCAGCGGGCGCTCCGGGTTCTCGGCAACCTGCTCGCGCCCCGGCTCGTTCAGCGAACCTGCGACGGCGCGCGGGTTCTTGTGGCGCGCAACCTGGAAATGCTGGTGCTGGCATGGCGGGTGCGCCGTCGCGGGCAGCGGCTGGTTTACGAGTGTCTGGACATTCACCGATTAATGCTCGGTTCCGGATGCAAATCCCGGCTGATGCGGTGGATCGAGCGCAAGCTGCTGCGCCGTGCCGACCTGGTCCTGGTGAGTTCCCCGGCTTTTGCGCACGAGTATTTCTCGGCTCGGCAGGGGCATGACAAGGCGGTCCTGCTGGTCGAAAACAAGGTGCCGATCACCCAGCGCGCGGCACGGCGAGGCGGAGAGACCCGCGCCGAGGCCGAGCCCCGAGGCAGTGCCGAGACACATGCCGGGGCGCACGCGCAGGCTTCCCCCCGTGTTGTCATCGGTTGGTTCGGCATGCTGCGCTGCCGCCGGACTCTGGCCGAACTGGCACGCATCGCCAGGGCCGATGTCCCGGGGCCGGCGGCGGTCAGTGGCGCCCGGGTGGAGGTGCTGATTGCCGGGATCCCCAGCCCGGCCGAATTCCCCGACTTTGCCGAGCAGGTGAGGGCCTGTCCCGGCTTGCGCTACCTCGGGCCCTACACGCCCGCGCAGCTTCCCGATCTCTATGCCGAGGTCGATTACATCTGGGCGATCGACTATTTCGAAGAGGGGCTCAATTCCGAATGGTTGCTGCCCAACCGGCTCTACGAGGGGCTGGCGCACGGGGCCGTGCCGATCGCCTTGCGCCGGGTCGAGACGGGGCGCTGGCTGGAGCGTCACGGCGTCGGCCTGCTGGTCGATGCGCCGGAGGCGGAATTGCCGCAGCGTCTGCTGGAGGCTGCGGGGGCGCGGTTTGAGGCATGGCGCCGTGCGGTGGCGGCGCTGCCGATGGAGGCACTGTTCCAGACGGAGCGGGAGCGCAAGGCCATCGTCGCGCAAGTGATGGGGGCGGCCCATGACTGA
- a CDS encoding polysaccharide biosynthesis tyrosine autokinase, translated as MENRPRKILPDPAFIREIILRHRWLFLGTFLAVVLLAGGVLWITPKVYSATATLQFEPREGQPVKVNDHGALAPADDNLIDTAVMMMRSPALTIAVVRRLHLDRRKGFGLPEKPGAADGPVGGGTQGAATLAEERAMLRVLALTKVRRIGVTYLVDVTARTGNPELSAELANGIAQTYIALSAQHRQSRSRQSAEDAQAGAETLRRQAVADDGTLQDYMVRHNLMSAEGATMAEQEVSELNRQIAEAQAALAEQRGRLAAAQSQLARGGGGADIGAALASDTVRQLRQQEAQASARLAQLDARYGNRHPDVIEARNELDDIHAQLQAELSRIVSGLRADVQIAQSRLDSLLASRGGARGSLAQNSAAQVGRLELERRAEASRAIYNAFLTRAKEAAQAGSLADAEASIASAAQVPGGPISPNRKLGALAGLFVALAAGLAATGIAEYAESRVSTRRDIEQALGASYIGAIPTLHSAARVKRGSIAPQDYVVARPFSMFTESLRHLASGLDLLGADGKRVVTITSPLPREGKSTTAMCLARTLALSHRTVVLVDADLRHHSTSDALVPGREGEALLRVLDGTLPIDEALTRDTASGLMVLTTRGEMGGGEGISRESMMRLIEALKARFDIVIFDSAPMLGLAETRIVTRLSDTTLVVARWRRTPLRAVETTLELLRQSGSTIAGIALSFLDARQYASAGLGDAFGYHKKFKGYYVD; from the coding sequence ATGGAAAACAGACCCAGGAAGATACTTCCCGACCCCGCTTTTATTCGCGAGATCATCTTGCGTCATCGCTGGCTGTTTCTCGGCACGTTCCTGGCAGTCGTGCTGCTGGCCGGCGGCGTGCTGTGGATCACCCCGAAAGTCTATTCGGCCACTGCGACCCTCCAGTTCGAACCGCGCGAAGGGCAACCAGTAAAGGTCAACGATCACGGTGCCCTCGCCCCGGCGGACGACAACCTGATCGACACCGCCGTCATGATGATGCGCTCCCCGGCGCTGACGATTGCCGTCGTGCGCCGCCTTCACCTTGACCGGCGCAAGGGCTTCGGTCTTCCCGAAAAGCCGGGCGCGGCAGACGGACCGGTCGGTGGCGGCACCCAAGGCGCGGCGACCCTTGCCGAAGAGCGCGCCATGCTGCGGGTGCTGGCCCTCACCAAGGTTCGCCGGATCGGCGTGACCTACCTGGTCGATGTCACGGCGCGCACGGGCAATCCGGAACTTTCCGCCGAACTCGCCAACGGCATCGCCCAGACCTACATCGCGCTGAGCGCGCAGCACAGGCAGTCGCGCAGCCGCCAATCGGCCGAGGACGCGCAAGCCGGCGCGGAGACCCTGCGCCGCCAGGCCGTGGCCGACGATGGCACCCTGCAGGACTACATGGTTCGCCACAACCTGATGAGCGCGGAAGGCGCCACGATGGCGGAACAGGAAGTGTCCGAACTCAACCGCCAGATCGCCGAAGCCCAGGCCGCGCTGGCCGAACAGCGCGGGCGGCTCGCCGCCGCCCAGTCACAACTCGCGCGCGGCGGCGGCGGAGCCGACATCGGCGCCGCGCTGGCATCGGACACCGTGCGCCAGCTTCGCCAGCAGGAAGCGCAGGCCAGCGCCCGCCTTGCCCAGCTTGACGCCCGTTACGGCAACCGCCACCCCGACGTGATCGAGGCGCGCAACGAGCTTGACGACATCCATGCCCAGTTGCAGGCGGAACTCTCGCGCATCGTCTCGGGCCTGCGCGCGGATGTGCAGATCGCCCAGTCCCGACTCGACTCGCTCCTGGCCAGCCGTGGCGGCGCCCGCGGTTCGCTGGCCCAGAACAGCGCGGCCCAGGTCGGCCGCCTCGAACTCGAACGCCGTGCCGAGGCCAGCCGCGCCATCTATAACGCCTTCCTCACCCGCGCCAAGGAAGCCGCCCAGGCCGGCTCGCTTGCCGATGCCGAAGCCAGCATAGCTTCGGCCGCCCAGGTGCCCGGCGGCCCGATCTCGCCAAACCGCAAGCTTGGCGCCCTTGCCGGCCTGTTTGTCGCCCTGGCGGCGGGCCTCGCCGCCACCGGCATTGCCGAGTACGCCGAGAGCCGGGTGTCCACCCGCAGGGACATCGAGCAGGCGCTGGGTGCCAGCTACATCGGTGCCATCCCTACCCTGCACTCGGCCGCGCGGGTCAAACGCGGCAGCATCGCGCCGCAGGACTATGTCGTGGCCCGCCCCTTCTCGATGTTCACCGAAAGCCTGCGCCACCTTGCCTCGGGCCTCGATCTGCTGGGAGCGGACGGCAAGCGTGTGGTGACGATCACGTCCCCGCTGCCCCGCGAAGGCAAGTCGACCACTGCCATGTGCCTGGCGCGCACGCTGGCGCTGTCGCATCGCACCGTCGTTCTGGTCGATGCCGACCTGCGCCATCACTCCACCTCGGACGCGCTGGTCCCCGGGCGTGAAGGCGAGGCCCTTCTGCGCGTGCTGGACGGCACCCTGCCAATCGACGAGGCGCTGACCCGCGATACGGCAAGCGGCCTTATGGTGCTGACCACGCGGGGCGAGATGGGGGGCGGCGAAGGCATCTCCCGCGAGAGCATGATGCGGCTGATCGAGGCGCTGAAGGCGCGGTTCGATATCGTGATCTTCGATTCCGCGCCGATGCTCGGGCTGGCCGAGACCCGCATCGTCACCCGGCTTTCCGATACCACGCTGGTGGTCGCCCGGTGGCGCCGCACGCCGCTGCGCGCGGTGGAAACGACGCTGGAGCTGCTGCGCCAGAGCGGCAGCACGATTGCCGGCATTGCCCTCAGCTTCCTCGATGCCCGCCAATATGCCAGCGCCGGCCTCGGCGACGCCTTTGGCTATCACAAGAAGTTCAAAGGCTATTATGTCGATTGA
- a CDS encoding lipopolysaccharide biosynthesis protein: MTHQRPGILSPLVWSTVSSIGTQALAFVTFAILARLLGAATFGLVAMAALVIDLLLVISGAGINEAVVQRRALDESDADTAFWANLACGMLFTLLTIAMAPLVSLLFGQPGLTPVIMALASIFTITPLGAIHTARLTRDLRFRSVAIRNLVAALAGAAVGLPMALLGFGVWALVAQRIAFAGALVLAVWACYPWWPRMRFRRQTCAEMIRFGGYLGLSRTLNQLNIRCAELISGALIGPVAVAFIRAGSRVMEVLNQVTYTPFQQVSMPVLARAVHGEAEHGGVEHGRVGHGGAALRESYLQLSRLSSFLMFPAFLGCVTIADEIVALVFGPGWEPVADAIRIFACAVVASQMNNLIISALAATGESRQVLSWTTLQIVAGIAAAALAARWGWQAMLMTGVARGYLILPYGFHLLRKHTGITLHEVISSLRPALSSSCLMAAIVLPGVQYCESRMSEPAILALWLPIAAMIYLGAFAAQDRTVFVQLRRLAKARKARSAA; encoded by the coding sequence ATGACCCACCAACGCCCGGGCATCCTCTCGCCACTTGTCTGGTCCACGGTGTCGAGCATCGGCACCCAGGCCCTGGCCTTTGTCACGTTCGCGATCCTCGCCCGGCTGCTCGGTGCGGCAACCTTCGGGCTCGTCGCCATGGCCGCGCTGGTGATCGACCTGTTGCTGGTGATCAGCGGCGCCGGCATCAACGAAGCCGTGGTCCAGCGGCGCGCGCTCGACGAGAGCGACGCTGACACCGCATTCTGGGCCAATCTTGCCTGCGGCATGCTGTTCACCCTGCTGACGATCGCCATGGCCCCGCTCGTTTCGCTGCTTTTTGGCCAGCCCGGCCTGACCCCGGTGATCATGGCGCTCGCATCGATCTTCACGATCACGCCGCTGGGTGCGATCCACACCGCGCGGCTGACGCGGGACCTCCGGTTCCGCTCCGTGGCCATCCGCAACCTCGTGGCGGCACTGGCGGGAGCGGCGGTCGGGCTGCCCATGGCGCTGCTCGGCTTCGGGGTCTGGGCCCTCGTCGCCCAGCGCATCGCCTTTGCGGGCGCGCTGGTCCTGGCGGTATGGGCCTGCTACCCATGGTGGCCTCGCATGCGGTTCCGGCGGCAGACTTGCGCCGAGATGATCCGCTTCGGCGGCTATCTCGGCCTGTCCCGCACACTGAACCAGCTCAACATCCGCTGCGCGGAACTGATCAGCGGCGCGCTGATAGGCCCGGTGGCGGTTGCCTTCATTCGTGCCGGTTCGCGCGTGATGGAAGTGCTGAACCAAGTCACCTACACGCCGTTCCAGCAGGTCTCGATGCCGGTGCTCGCCCGTGCGGTCCACGGAGAGGCCGAGCACGGCGGGGTTGAGCATGGCAGGGTTGGGCACGGAGGGGCAGCACTGCGCGAAAGCTACCTTCAGCTCAGCCGCCTCTCCTCGTTCCTGATGTTCCCCGCTTTCCTCGGCTGCGTTACCATCGCCGATGAAATCGTCGCGCTGGTCTTTGGCCCCGGGTGGGAGCCGGTGGCCGACGCCATCCGCATTTTCGCCTGCGCGGTCGTTGCTTCGCAGATGAACAACCTTATCATTAGCGCCTTGGCCGCTACCGGCGAATCCCGCCAGGTCCTCTCGTGGACGACCTTGCAGATCGTCGCCGGCATCGCCGCTGCGGCCCTCGCCGCCCGCTGGGGCTGGCAGGCCATGCTGATGACCGGCGTGGCAAGAGGCTACCTGATCCTGCCTTACGGCTTCCATCTGCTGCGCAAGCACACCGGCATCACCCTGCACGAGGTCATCTCCAGCCTGCGGCCTGCCTTGTCGAGTTCGTGCCTGATGGCTGCGATCGTCCTGCCCGGCGTGCAATACTGCGAAAGCCGGATGAGCGAACCGGCGATCCTCGCGCTCTGGCTGCCGATTGCCGCAATGATCTACCTCGGCGCCTTCGCGGCGCAGGATCGCACGGTCTTTGTCCAGTTGCGCAGGTTGGCAAAGGCGCGAAAAGCGCGCTCGGCGGCGTAA